The Humulus lupulus chromosome 4, drHumLupu1.1, whole genome shotgun sequence genome has a window encoding:
- the LOC133829660 gene encoding DEAD-box ATP-dependent RNA helicase 42-like, with translation MEASKRNGERKESEDRDRDKKRGREKRDKANEKERERRSSERGTGKHGPRGESLGKRRSTGEDEQRKVGEEVEKRRKRVREWQEFRRKNEEAGREKLGEENARKVWTLEDEESDVEIDQISNEVRDEMIIDSENSSVPPVLQNGVDGASGDEEIDPLDAYINSMVLPEVEKLNNALHCSIVDDKSIDLKSKDKKIDESSGEKWKKGSNKSLGRIIPGEDSDSDYGDLDNDRAMIEDEDDVEFMKRVKKTKADKLSIVDHSKIEYKPFRKNIYIEVKEISRMTSKEVSAYREELELTTRGKLVPKPVKTWHQMGLTSKILETIKKLKYEKPMPIQVQALPTIMSGRDCIGIAKTGSGKTLAFVLPMLRHIKDQPPVVAGDGPIGLIMAPTRELVQQIHSDIKMFSKVLGLRCVPVYGGSGVAQQISKLKRGAEIVVCTPGRMIDMLCTSNGKITNLRRVTYLVLDEADRMFDMGFEPQISLIIRNIRPDRQTVLFSATFPHQVETLARTLLHKPVEIQVGGRSVVNKDIVQLVEVRPENERFFRLLELLGEWYEKGKILIFVHSQEKCDALFRNLLKHSYPCLSLHGAKDQADRESTISDFKRNVCNLLIATSVAARGLDVKELELVINFHVPDHYEDYVHRVGRTGRAGCKGCAITFISEEDSRYAPYIVKALELSDQTVPGDLKALADSFLQKVNQGLQQPHGSGYVRIGNGFKFNKEEDEMRIAAKKAQAKEHGSEVMSDSEDEDVSEAEFAIDGSASPSKSGTAALVPETKLPVSVNLQHILEKIQADAGPKHYKAELEINDFPQNARWKVTHKVTLGTITEWTGAAITTRGKHFPPGQVAGPGERKLYLFIEGPTEQSVKRAKAEIKRVLEDITSQAVLSLPVGTHPVF, from the coding sequence TTCGGGAGTGGCAAGAATTTAGGAGAAAGAATGAAGAAGCTGGCAGAGAGAAGCTTGGGGAGGAAAATGCCAGGAAGGTTTGGACTCTTGAAGATGAAGAATCTGATGTTGAAATTGACCAAATTAGTAATGAAGTTAGGGATGAAATGATAATAGATTCTGAGAATAGTTCAGTTCCACCTGTTTTGCAGAATGGGGTTGATGGGGCTTCTGGAGATGAGGAGATTGATCCATTAGATGCTTATATAAATTCTATGGTTCTGCCTGAAGTTGAAAAACTGAATAATGCTTTACACTGTTCGATTGTCGATGATAAGAGCATAGACTTGAAGAGTAAGGATAAAAAGATTGATGAAAGTAGTGGGGAGAAGTGGAAGAAAGGTTCAAATAAATCTTTGGGTAGAATAATTCCTGGGGAGGATTCTGATTCGGATTATGGGGACCTTGACAATGATAGGGCAATGATAGAGGATGAAGATGATGTTGAGTTCATGAAAAGAGTAAAGAAGACGAAAGCTGATAAGCTCTCTATTGTTGATCATTCCAAAATTGAGTATAAGCCATTTAGGAAGAATATCTATATTGAAGTGAAAGAAATCTCGAGAATGACTTCAAAAGAGGTTTCTGCATACCGTGAAGAGTTGGAATTGACGACGCGTGGTAAGCTTGTGCCGAAGCCAGTTAAGACTTGGCACCAGATGGGACTTACAAGTAAAATATTGGAGAcaataaaaaaacttaaatatGAAAAGCCAATGCCAATTCAAGTTCAGGCACTGCCTACAATTATGAGTGGCCGAGATTGCATTGGCATTGCAAAAACTGGCTCAGGCAAAACACTGGCATTTGTGCTTCCAATGCTGAGGCATATTAAGGATCAGCCGCCTGTGGTTGCAGGAGATGGGCCCATCGGGCTTATCATGGCACCTACAAGGGAGCTTGTCCAACAGATTCATAGTGATATAAAAATGTTCTCCAAGGTTCTAGGCCTTAGGTGTGTGCCTGTATATGGAGGCTCTGGTGTTGCCCAACAGATTAGTAAATTGAAGAGGGGTGCTGAAATTGTTGTTTGTACACCTGGTAGAATGATTGACATGCTTTGCACAAGCAATGGGAAAATTACAAATCTCCGTAGAGTCACTTATTTGGTCTTGGATGAAGCTGATCGGATGTTTGACATGGGTTTTGAACCTCAAATTAGTTTAATTATTCGGAACATTCGTCCAGATAGACAAACTGTACTTTTTTCTGCTACTTTCCCTCATCAAGTGGAAACCTTAGCTCGTACCTTGCTACACAAACCTGTGGAAATACAGGTGGGTGGAAGGAGTGTTGTTAATAAGGACATCGTGCAGCTTGTTGAAGTGAGGCCTGAAAACGAAAGATTTTTTAGATTATTAGAATTACTTGGTGAATGGTATGAGAAAGGGAAAATTCTAATTTTTGTTCATTCCCAGGAAAAGTGTGATGCTTTGTTCAGGAATCTACTAAAACATAGTTATCCTTGCCTATCTCTTCACGGTGCCAAGGACCAAGCTGATCGTGAGTCTACCATTTCCGACTTCAAAAGAAATGTTTGCAATTTGTTGATTGCAACTAGTGTTGCTGCTAGAGGATTAGATGTCAAGGAGCTTGAACTGGTGATTAACTTTCATGTGCCGGATCACTATGAGGACTACGTTCACCGTGTTGGCCGAACAGGtcgagctggctgtaaaggttgTGCCATAACGTTTATATCTGAGGAAGATTCCAGATATGCTCCTTATATCGTAAAAGCACTTGAACTCTCTGACCAAACGGTTCCTGGTGACCTAAAAGCACTAGCTGATAGTTTCTTGCAAAAAGTGAATCAAGGACTGCAACAGCCACATGGAAGTGGTTATGTGAGAATTGGAAATGGGTTTAAGTTtaataaagaagaagatgaaatgaGGATAGCGGCGAAAAAAGCACAGGCGAAAGAGCATGGTTCTGAAGTCATGTCTGATTCAGAAGATGAAGATGTCTCCGAGGCAGAATTTGCTATAGATGGCTCCGCTTCTCCCTCCAAAAGTGGAACAGCAGCATTGGTGCCTGAAACTAAGCTGCCTGTATCAGTGAACTTGCAGCATATCCTGGAGAAAATTCAAGCTGATGCAGGGCCTAAACACTACAAAGCAGAGCTGGAGATAAATgattttcctcagaatgctcgtTGGAAGGTCACGCATAAGGTAACGTTGGGAACTATAACTGAGTGGACTGGAGCTGCCATTACTACTAGGGGGAAGCACTTCCCACCGGGTCAAGTTGCAGGACCAGGAGAACGCAAACTTTACTTGTTCATTGAAGGGCCTACAGAACAGTCTGTGAAGAGAGCTAAAGCTGAAATCAAACGTGTTCTGGAAGACATAACAAGCCAGGCTGTTTTATCACTTCCCGTTGGGACCCATCCAGTTTTCTAA